The Candidatus Palauibacter polyketidifaciens genome contains a region encoding:
- a CDS encoding cytidine deaminase has protein sequence MTETRTTAGEPLSWEDLAARARVARERAYAPYSGFLVGAALEADDGRVFTGCNVENASYPVGTCAERVALGHAVVSGARAFSRIAIVTSGAVPAPPCGMCRQALAEFGRKLEVMSIGTNGESIVWPLRDLLPANFSLERMAAPAEAGP, from the coding sequence ATGACCGAGACTCGAACGACAGCCGGAGAGCCGCTCTCCTGGGAAGACCTCGCCGCCCGGGCGAGGGTCGCCCGCGAACGCGCGTACGCTCCGTATTCCGGTTTCCTCGTGGGCGCGGCGCTCGAGGCCGATGACGGCCGGGTCTTCACCGGATGCAATGTGGAGAACGCCTCGTATCCGGTGGGGACGTGCGCGGAGCGGGTCGCGCTGGGGCACGCGGTGGTTTCGGGAGCGCGCGCCTTCTCGCGCATCGCCATCGTGACGAGCGGCGCCGTCCCGGCCCCGCCGTGCGGCATGTGTCGCCAGGCGCTCGCCGAGTTCGGCCGGAAACTCGAGGTCATGAGCATCGGGACGAACGGGGAGTCGATCGTGTGGCCGTTGCGGGATCTGCTGCCGGCGAACTTCTCGCTGGAGCGGATGGCCGCGCCGGCGGAGGCGGGCCCGTGA